The DNA region CAGATAATTATATCTTCTGGAGAGTTTAAATTTAATTTATCAATTGATGATGGAATATCATCATTATTTATTGTTTCATCACATGCAATTGCATGTGTGAATTTTAAATACGTTTTGTCTATGCTATTTCTAAAAATAGAAATTCTTGGTAAATCTAATGTTTTTAAGCCTTCAACTAACAAGTAATCAAAGTCATTAAATAAATAAATTAACTCTTCTATTGAAGAAGTTTCTTTTTTCATTAATGTAGTTTTATTTGGAGATACAACAGCAACATCTGCACCTGTCTCTCCAAATTTATATGAATCTTTTCCCACTCTGTCAAACATAGCTTTATCTTTTGGATCGTGTTTTATGATACAAACTTTAAAGCCACTATCTTGTAAAATATTTGATATTTTAACAATTGCTGTAGTTTTGCCACTATTTGATGGTCCAGAAAAGGCAACTGCCAATCTTTTTGTTTTCATAAAATGGATTTTATCTAAATGATGGTTAAAGTATTGTAAAATATTGGCTTTAAAGCTCGGAGAAGATATGTACAAAACTTTATTTTTATCAATATTATCAACAATATTTATTGGATGTTCATCAACAACTGCATTGAAACATTTTAAGAAAAACGAAATTGAAGCAAAAGCTATGCAATATACAAAAAAAGCGGATGTAATAATAAATGAGGAACAAAAAGTCCTTTTATGGGCTACTTATCTAAATAATATAGATATAAAAGAGTTTCAATCTGATTATGAAACATTTATTACTTCTTTATATTTTATTAATTCAGATACACAAGATATAAAAGAGAATGGATATTCTTTTTATTTGAATACAAAAAAACCTATATCTATTGAAGAAATTTCTTATGAAAACAAAATGTATAAAGATATTTTATCTAAGAATACTTGGGGAAAATATTATTTAGTGAAATTTAAAAAGAATAAAAAGAGTGATAAACTAATTTTAACTTTATCTAATACGAATGCTAATTTTGCAAAATTAACGTTTGAAAAATAGAAGATAAAGTTAATTTATTCTTTTTATTTAAATGATTATTATATATATAATAATTAGTTAAAACTTTTTTACCATACTTTCTAGTTTCTGCATAAGAAATTTGTTCCATACTCATAAATGGTTCAAATCTATTTTTTTCTTTAAATAGACCACGTTTAAATTGTGTTCTTGTATAACCAGCACCACCATTATATGCGTAAGCAATAAATAAAGGATTATTATTAAATTGTTTACTTAATGAATCAAGATGTTTATTTGCATATCTTAAATTTACTTCAGGTAAAAACTGCTCATATATATTATATGGTTCTTTTAATTGTTTTGCTAATGATTTAGATAAAAATGGCATTATTTGCATAACACCTTGAGCCGTAGCAAAAGAGACTGCTGATGGGATAAAACGACTTTCTTGTCTACCAATTGAATACATTAATACTTGTCTATTAATATCATACTTTTTCATTATATTTTTATAAGGTTCAATAAAATATTGTTTTTTATATCTTGAGTATCTTTCTAAGACAAATGCATAATGAGGTAAAGTAGAGTTATCAGTAAATAAATTAGAATATTTCTCCAATTTATTTTCA from Poseidonibacter antarcticus includes:
- the mobB gene encoding molybdopterin-guanine dinucleotide biosynthesis protein B, coding for MKTKRLAVAFSGPSNSGKTTAIVKISNILQDSGFKVCIIKHDPKDKAMFDRVGKDSYKFGETGADVAVVSPNKTTLMKKETSSIEELIYLFNDFDYLLVEGLKTLDLPRISIFRNSIDKTYLKFTHAIACDETINNDDIPSSIDKLNLNSPEDIIIWIDKNAKRV